DNA sequence from the Alphaproteobacteria bacterium genome:
CTTAGCGACATGAACCATTCATTGCCGGCAGGCTGAGCCGCGCCACGGCTTACGATATGGCCGATCACGACCAGCAGGATGGCGAAGCCCTTGGCCTGATCGATGTCATGCAGCCTCGGCCGCGGCGGTTTTGCGGAAATCCCGGACATAACCTACGCTTTTTCCAGGAATTCATGAAGCACATGCCACATCGGCTTGCGCTTCAAGTCATCATCGAGCGGCAGGCCGCGAATATGATGCCCTTTCGGATTGCGCCACACGTTCCATTGCGCGCTGGACAGCCAGCTATGGCGATCGGTCAGGCCCCAGGCCAGGATTTGCTTGGGCACCGCGACCGTGAACACGATGTCCAGGAACTCGCGCAGTTTGGCGGCAACCAGCTCATCGGTCTTTTTCGAATCGGTATTGAAGGACGGGTCGAAAACATCGAGCTCCGTGATGATGATATCCAAACCGAGCTTCTTCGCTTCCTCGCATAAAGCCTTCAGCGGCGCGAAGTTCGTCTCAAGGTCGATATGCGCCTGCAAACCAAGGGCATGAATAGGGACATTCTTGTCTTTCAGGCCGCGCAATAATTTTATCGCCGACGCCGATTTCGCGGGCCGCTGCTCGATATCGTAATCGTTATAGACCAGTTGAACGTCCGGATCGGCCTGCGCCGCAAGCCGGAAGGCTTTTTCTATATAAGACGGCCCCAGCGCCTTCAGCCACGGCGTGTCGCGCAGTCCTTCCTCATTCCCCTCGCCCCTGCCCTTGAGGGCTTCGTTCACGACATCCCAGGAAACGAGCTTGCCTTTGTAATGGCCCGCCACTTTGGCGATATATTCCTCCATCAGGGCTTCGCCCCTGCCCTCTTTGAGAGCTTGCTCCGCCCAGGCCGGAAACGCCGCGTGCCATATCAGCGTATGGCCGCGCATCTTCATGTCGTATTTCTTCGCATATTCCAATAGCTGGTCGGCGAGCCAGAAATCCCATTTCTCCGGCGTCGGATGGAGAGCGTCCCATTTCATGATGCTCTCGGCGACCAAGAGATTGCATTCGCGGGCGATGGCGTCGTTGAAGTCCTGCTCGTAATAGGGGCTGAACGCCTTGGTAATCTCCAGACGCGCGGGCTCGACGCTCGAACCATAGAGGATGCCCTTCTTCGCCGCCGTTTCGCGCAGCGGAGGCAAGGATTCATAATCGTATTTTACGGTTTCAGTTTCCGCCATCGCAAATTTCGGAAGCATCGCGCTCGTGGCCGTCGCCGCGGATAGGGCGATAAAGTCGCGGCGAGTTAGCTCTCGTTTCATTTTTTATCCTCCTGTCGCGTTCTCCGCGATCTTCAGTACGGGCAGCATGCCAGCCTTGCGGATTTTCTCAAACACATGCGCCGAACCCTCTGCCGTCAGATGGCCGTAGTCGAACTGGATCGGGACATCTTCTCCGGCCATGGTCTCGCATGCCTGTCCGCCGGGGCACATAACGTCAAAGAAGGAGATATAGCGCACGCCGTTTTCCGCAGCGAGCTTCGCCATCTCGCCGTCAAGCTGCGCAAAAGTTTCGACGCGGTGGCGAAAGGAATAGGCGGCGTCGTTCTTTTGGGCGGAAAGCGCGAGCAGCCGGGGCAACGCCGCGTCATACTGCACCATCGGCCCGAACAGCACGACGGCGTCCGCGTATTTCTTCGCATAGGCCAGAGTCTCGGGCAAGCGCGCCACGTCCTGGCTATTCCAGCGTCCGGCGATGAGCAGGACGTTCACCCGATGAGCGGGAAGATATTCCCGAAAAACATAATCCATGAGCTTTGTGCAGCGCTCATAGGAGCTCATAGAATGATTGAGCGTCGGCTTGCAGCCTGAAGCAGCCGCCTGCATGATATTCAAATCGGGGAAAACCGCTGAAAGGCCGTGCCATAAATGAGCGGCATGGGAATCCCCCAGCAGGAGATAATCGTTATTTTTACCTTCACTGCGTTGCAGGCAGAAAGAAGGGTCATAGACCATATCTCCGCTTTCTATAAAGCAAGACGCGGCCTTACTGGTCTTTTCGCCGTCATAATTCATATATGAAGCGATCTTGATGACTTGAGGCGAGTAGCGGAATGCGAGCCCGTCGGCGACCACGATTCCGATCGCCAGCAGCGTGCAGAAGGCGGCGGCGGCTCCGGCCCAGCGGAACAGGACGGGGCGCGTGAACGATTTCCGGTCGCGGAACGGCGTCTCGACAAATTTCCATGAGGCCGCGGCCAGGACGATGGAAAGGCCGATGACATAAAACTTCTCGACGCGCGGCGGCAACCCGGCGGACATGAATCCCATGCCGTGGAACACGATCACCGGCCAATGCCAGAGATAGAGCGAATACGAGATAAGGCCGATAAATACGACTGGCGGCAGCGACAGCAGCTTGCCGCCCCAGGATTCCCCCGTCTCCCCCGCCGCGATAAACAGCGCCGCGCCCAAACAGGGCAGAAGCGCCGCAAAACCAGGAAACGGCGTGTCCGAGGAATAGAGCGGAACGCAGACGAGGATCATCGCAAGACCGGCGAGGCTGGCCAGGTTACGCCATAGCGCGCCACGGATTTCCGGCACGAGCCTCATGCCCAGGACGCAGCCGATCAGCAGCTCCCAGGCGCGGCTGTGCAGCAGATAATAAGACGCCGACGAATGCTGCGCCACGCCGTAGGCGCTGAGGCCGAGCGAAAACACGGCCAATCCCAGAACAGTCAGCTTCAAATGGCGGCGGAAGCGGCGATAGGCCAGCATGAGCAGGAGCGGAAAGAAGATATAGAACTGT
Encoded proteins:
- a CDS encoding endo-1,4-beta-xylanase, translated to MKRELTRRDFIALSAATATSAMLPKFAMAETETVKYDYESLPPLRETAAKKGILYGSSVEPARLEITKAFSPYYEQDFNDAIARECNLLVAESIMKWDALHPTPEKWDFWLADQLLEYAKKYDMKMRGHTLIWHAAFPAWAEQALKEGRGEALMEEYIAKVAGHYKGKLVSWDVVNEALKGRGEGNEEGLRDTPWLKALGPSYIEKAFRLAAQADPDVQLVYNDYDIEQRPAKSASAIKLLRGLKDKNVPIHALGLQAHIDLETNFAPLKALCEEAKKLGLDIIITELDVFDPSFNTDSKKTDELVAAKLREFLDIVFTVAVPKQILAWGLTDRHSWLSSAQWNVWRNPKGHHIRGLPLDDDLKRKPMWHVLHEFLEKA
- a CDS encoding acyltransferase family protein translates to MIQGHAHKGTKYRPDIDGLRAVAVMAVAACHVEMPFCHGGFIGVDVFFIISGYLISRIIATEIEAGNFSIVNFYERRIRRIIPALVVTMLGATAIGYAYLMPTEMKDFSKSIPAALFSASNFLFWSQAGYFEGASMSKPLLHTWSLAVEEQFYIFFPLLLMLAYRRFRRHLKLTVLGLAVFSLGLSAYGVAQHSSASYYLLHSRAWELLIGCVLGMRLVPEIRGALWRNLASLAGLAMILVCVPLYSSDTPFPGFAALLPCLGAALFIAAGETGESWGGKLLSLPPVVFIGLISYSLYLWHWPVIVFHGMGFMSAGLPPRVEKFYVIGLSIVLAAASWKFVETPFRDRKSFTRPVLFRWAGAAAAFCTLLAIGIVVADGLAFRYSPQVIKIASYMNYDGEKTSKAASCFIESGDMVYDPSFCLQRSEGKNNDYLLLGDSHAAHLWHGLSAVFPDLNIMQAAASGCKPTLNHSMSSYERCTKLMDYVFREYLPAHRVNVLLIAGRWNSQDVARLPETLAYAKKYADAVVLFGPMVQYDAALPRLLALSAQKNDAAYSFRHRVETFAQLDGEMAKLAAENGVRYISFFDVMCPGGQACETMAGEDVPIQFDYGHLTAEGSAHVFEKIRKAGMLPVLKIAENATGG